The region GGCACCGGCGCCGCCGGTCGGCGCGGTCTTGGTCCGCTCGAACGCGTTCAGTAGCTGGTAGGTGGCGATGCCGCCGTTGACCACGTACTTGCCGTGGTCGCCGGCGTCGTACCAGCCGCCGCGCGCGTCGAGGCGGTAGTCGCAGACGCCGGGCTGGCAGGGCACGTCGGTGTCGCCCCGGTTCGGGGCCACGCCGAGGTGACCGGCGGGGCGGGCGTACTCGTCGCCGACCAGGTCGCCGTCGATGGCGATGCCGCTGCGCTGGACGTAGAAGAACTGGAGCGAGTCGGAGCGCAGTTGCCGGTAGAGGTCACCGGAGATGTCGAACGGGTGGCTGGTCTCGCCGTCGGCGGTCAGCGTGTAGCCGGTGCCGGCGGTCCGGTAGGCGGAGAAGTCGATCGTCTGCACCCGCTGGCCGGAGGCGGGGTCCAGGCCGCGCACGGTGGCCAGTCCCTGGGTGACGACCGTCCCGGCGGCGGACTTGAGCTGCCAGGGCAGGGGTTCGGTGGCGGTGCTGACCACGGTGGCGTTCTTCGGGCCACCGGGAAGGTAACCGACCTGGTTGACGCGTACCCGGGGGCCGGTGTCCGGCACGTACGGCGGTTCTTCCTCGCCACCGCGCAGCGAGACGTTGTCCAGGCAGAGGGTGTAGCCGGCGGCGTTGGCGCCGACCTGGAACACGACCTGGGCGAACTCGGTGTCCACTGTGGCGGTGAAGGTCAGGGTGATCCGCTGCGGGGTCGCGGTCAGCGCCAGGTCCGCGACAAAGAACGAGGTGTACGGTTCCGCGCCGAGTTGCACCGCCGCGCGTACGCTGGCGCCGGGTGCCGCCGAGGCGTCGAAGGCGAGCGTGTACTCCGACCCGGCGAGCAGCGGTACGTCGTTCTGCCCGACTCCGGCGTCCCACGGGTTGGCCAGCCCACCGGGCACCACCGAGCAGAGCCGCCCGTCCTGCACACCGGTGGTGGTCCCGTACGAGAACCAGCCGTCGCTACCGTTGTCGAAGTTCCCGTTGGCGAGCTGTTCCGGTCCGGCCGGGTCGCCCGGCGGATCGGTGCCCGCCTCGCTGCTCAGCGACACGTCGTCCAGGCAGAACGTGTACGGCTGGGCGTTGCCACCGAGTTGGAAGGTGAGGGTCCCGTTGGTGGAGTCCAGGGTGCCGCTGAAGTCGTACGCGAAGGTCTGCCCGGCCGGGGCGAGCGCCAGGTCCCGGGCCAGCACCGTGCTGTACGGCGCCTCGTTGAGCTGCACGTTCGCCTTGACGGTGGCCGGGGCGCTGGCCGAGGCGTGCAGGGACAGCGCGTAATCGGCGCCGTCGACCAGGGGGATGTCGTTGTGTCCGAGGCTGGCGTCCCAGGGGTTGGCCAGGCCGCCCGGCACCTGGACGCAGAGTCGTCCGTCGTCCACGGTCGGGGTGAGATTGTCGGTTGCCCACCAGGGGGCGGTGCCGCTGTCGAAGGTGCCGTTGGCGATGTGCTCGGTGGGGGCGGCGTGGGCCGCGCCGGGGGTGAGGCCGGTGCCGGTGACGGCGAGGGCGGTCGCGGCGAGGAGCGCGACAGCCCGCCGCTGGCGTCGGGGTCGGGTCACGGAGCTTCCTTCCGAGAGACAGAGGTGGGAGCGCTCCCAATGACAGCGATGTTGCCAGGCCGTTTCTGGACTGTCAATCGTCGATCCTGAATGGATTGACCGCCGGCCCGGACCCACCCATCGGTCCGAGCCTGCCCATCGGTCGGACCGATCGCGGGCAGGATCGGTTAACCGACAGCCCACACGCGACCCGTCGACTGTCAGGAACTCGGCGGATAGGCCAAAATGGATGGTTCGAGCCCACGGGGCGATCGGGGGAAACAGGTGACCCAGGAGGACAGGGAATCTCGGCGCGCCTCGGTGGGCCGCGGCGTACGGCTGGTCGCGGTGCTGCTGAGCCTCGTGGTGGCGGTGACGGCCGTCGTCACCACCGTGCTGCTCACCGGCCCACCGACCGAACAGGACCTGCTCCGCGAGGCCGGCATCATCGGCAAGCGCGAGCTGCTGATCGGGGTCAAGGACGACCAGCCGGGTATCGCCCAGTTCGACCCGAAGACCGGCATCTTCACCGGCTTCGACATTGACATCGCCTGGATGATCGCGGCCGACCTCGGGTTCCGGTCGACCGCCGTACGGTTCCTCGCCATCGAGAGCGAGGACCGGGCCAAGATGCAGGCGCGTACGAACGACGGTCAGTTTGTCATCGTCGACCTGGTGATCGCCTCGTACAGCATCACCGAGGAGCGGGAACGGCTCAGCGGGGTCACGTTCTCCGCGCCGTACCTGGCCACCGAGCAGTCGGTGATCACCCGCCGGGACTACGGCGGGCCTGTCGACACCCTGATCGACCTG is a window of Micromonospora sp. NBC_01699 DNA encoding:
- a CDS encoding glycoside hydrolase family 9 protein produces the protein MTRPRRQRRAVALLAATALAVTGTGLTPGAAHAAPTEHIANGTFDSGTAPWWATDNLTPTVDDGRLCVQVPGGLANPWDASLGHNDIPLVDGADYALSLHASASAPATVKANVQLNEAPYSTVLARDLALAPAGQTFAYDFSGTLDSTNGTLTFQLGGNAQPYTFCLDDVSLSSEAGTDPPGDPAGPEQLANGNFDNGSDGWFSYGTTTGVQDGRLCSVVPGGLANPWDAGVGQNDVPLLAGSEYTLAFDASAAPGASVRAAVQLGAEPYTSFFVADLALTATPQRITLTFTATVDTEFAQVVFQVGANAAGYTLCLDNVSLRGGEEEPPYVPDTGPRVRVNQVGYLPGGPKNATVVSTATEPLPWQLKSAAGTVVTQGLATVRGLDPASGQRVQTIDFSAYRTAGTGYTLTADGETSHPFDISGDLYRQLRSDSLQFFYVQRSGIAIDGDLVGDEYARPAGHLGVAPNRGDTDVPCQPGVCDYRLDARGGWYDAGDHGKYVVNGGIATYQLLNAFERTKTAPTGGAGAGLADNTLRVPERDNGVPDILDEARWELEFLLRMQVPAGKPKAGMVHHKMHDQNWTGLPLAPEADPQPRELHPPSTAATLNLAATAAQCARLYATYDAPFAARCGSAARTAYAAAKANPAVYASPTDGNGGGTYSDNDVSDEFYWAAAELYLSTGGANYLADLTASPHHTGNVFDANGFGWGGTAALGRLDLATVPSGLAPQERDRIRASVRTAADGYLTTLAGQAYGLPMPGGAGSYFWGGNGNIINNAVVLATAYDLTRDVRYRDGAVQGMDYIFGRNALNQSYVTGWGEQASRNQHSRIFGNQYNPALPNPPAGSIAGGANASLDDPFAADLLAGCAPMFCYVDDIASYATNEVAINWNSALAWIASFLADQGAAAVPPAANCRVSYVNYGAWQGGGGFTAQVTITNTGSTPIDGWTASFAFTGDQRLREAWMTRATQSGATITARNETYNARISPGGTATFGLNATTPTSGPNPTPGLFTVNGVACT
- a CDS encoding transporter substrate-binding domain-containing protein → MTQEDRESRRASVGRGVRLVAVLLSLVVAVTAVVTTVLLTGPPTEQDLLREAGIIGKRELLIGVKDDQPGIAQFDPKTGIFTGFDIDIAWMIAADLGFRSTAVRFLAIESEDRAKMQARTNDGQFVIVDLVIASYSITEERERLSGVTFSAPYLATEQSVITRRDYGGPVDTLIDLRGRKVCSLSTATSESPASKAGVELVSKKRISECVDALLAGEVEAVTTDAAILAGFVARYPGQLSHHDIGLDPSEMYGVNTGANEALRDLVNLSLYESLTDPRDRRWEDAFDRHLRPEQPVNLPQPVAIAQQPDVEEVEVRRWPWETAAIRPRTAVATVR